TAGACACAATGTCCAACACACTTCTGGAGAGCGCCCTTCTGGGCGCTTTTCTTTTGCCCAACCCCGGAAATTGTTTGACACAACGTCAAATAAATCGTAATTTGGCAACTCGAACCTGAGGAGAACAGCGTGCAATTGGACATCGAACGTCTAATCGCCGAATTCGGCGGCCCCGGTCCGCTGGCGGAGGCGCTCAATACCGCCTTTCCGGACGACCCGGTGTCACGCGCAGCGATCTACAAGTGGCGCGAACGCGGCACGCTGCCGCTCTCCCAGCTCAACAAGCTCGCGCAAATCGCGGCCAGCCGCGGGCACCAATTCAATATCCAGTCTTATCTGGCCGGCACGCAGCCGGCGTCGATCACTTGGGGAGAACCGGCAATGGGCGAGCGCTTGTACATTTTCGACACGACCTTGCGCGACGGCGAGCAGTCGCCCGGCGCGTCGATGACGCGGGAAGAAAAGATCCGCGTCGCCCGCCAGCTGGAAAAACTCGGTGTCGACATCATCGAGGCCGGCTTCGCCGCCGCCAGCCCCGGCGACGCCGAATCGATCCGTGCGATTGCCGAGGCCGTGAAGGAGTCGACCGTCTGTTCGCTGGCCCGCGCGAACGAGCGTGATGTGCGCGCCGCCGGCGAAGCCATCCGCCCCGCCGCCAAGGGCCGCATCCATACCTTCATCGCGACCAGCCCGATCCATATGGAGAAGAAGCTGCGGATGAGCCCGGACGAGGTCGTCGCCGCAGCGGTCAAGGCGGTGAAGATCGCCGGCGAATACACCGCCGACATCGAATTCTCGGCCGAGGACGCACTGCGCTCGGACATCGACTTCCTCGCGCGCATTTTCGGCGAAGTGATCAAGGCCGGCGCCAGAACGATCAACGTCCCCGACACCGTCGGCTACGCCGTGCCGCAGCTGACCGAGCGTTTCTTCCGCGAGCTGATCGCCAAGACGCCGGGCGGCGACAGCGTGATCTGGTCAGCGCACTGCCACGACGACCTCGGCATGGCCGTCGCCAACTCGCTCGCCGCGGTGATGGGCGGCGCACGCCAGGTCGAGTGCACGATCAACGGCCTCGGCGAGCGCGCCGGCAACGCCAGCCTCGAAGAAATCGTCATGGCGGTGAAGACGCGCCACGACATCTTCGGCGTCGAAACCCGCGTCGACGCCACGCAGATCGTCCCGACCAGCAAGCTCGTCTCGACCGTGACCGGCTACCCGGTGCAGCCGAACAAGGCCATCGTCGGCGCCAACGCGTTCTCGCACGAATCGGGCATCCATCAGGACGGCGTGCTCAAGCACCGCGAAACCTACGAGATCATGAGCGCCGAATCGGTCGGCTGGGCGACCAACCGGCTGACGCTGGGCAAGCTCTCGGGCCGCAACGCCTTCAAGACCAAGTTGGGCGAGCTCGGCATCGTGCTCGACAGCGAGGAAGCGCTGAACGCCGCCTTCGCCCGCTTCAAGGTGCTGGCCGACAAGAAGCGCGAGATCTTCGACGAAGACCTGCACGCACTGGTGTCGGACGAGCTGATTTCGATCGAGCAGGAGACCTACCGGCTGACGTCGCTGAAGGTCGTGTCGGAAACCGGCGAGACGCCGGTGGCGAATCTGGTGATGACCGAAGCCGGTCAGGAACGCCGCGCCGACGCCGAAGGCGACGGTCCGGTCGATGCGGTGTTCAAGGCGATCGAATCGCTGGTGGGCACCGGCGCCGAACTGCAGCTGTACTCGGTCAACGCCATTACCCAGGGCACCGACAGCCAGGGCGAGGTGACCGTGCGCCTGAGCCGCGACGGCCGCATCGTCAACGGTCAGGGCGCCGATACCGACATCCTCGTTGCCAGCGCCAAGGCATACATCTCGGCGGCCAACAAGCTGGCCAGCAAGACCGAACGGACCCATCCGCAACCGGTGTAACCCTCATTCCGGACCGGCGCCACGCTGGGACGGCTGTGAAGCCGGTTCGGACATGCAATAAGAAACAGGCCAAATACTGCGCCGGAAACCGGCTTGCCCACGAGGCGAGTCCGGCGGGCTTCCCACCACGAAGCCCGATCCGCCCGCAAGCGCAAGCCACAAGCTTGCCGTTTGACGAGGCGCCCGGCCGCTTCTTTTCTTATCTCCCAAAACGGCAAGAAAGCGAAACCGTGCCGGCAAGGCCCCCTTGGGGTCCGAAGCGTCCTGCAGGGGCTTCCTACGGTCGCAACAGCACAGGCAAGTAGGCAGCGAGCGCGGCCAACAGGACTTGCTTAGCCGTTTTCCGCAGCCAGCAGGCTCGGCCGCGTCCACTTGGCGTAGCACGACACAGCGACGAAACACACCGTCGCCAGCAGCACCTCTCCCCCCGCCA
This window of the Jeongeupia sp. USM3 genome carries:
- a CDS encoding 2-isopropylmalate synthase; amino-acid sequence: MQLDIERLIAEFGGPGPLAEALNTAFPDDPVSRAAIYKWRERGTLPLSQLNKLAQIAASRGHQFNIQSYLAGTQPASITWGEPAMGERLYIFDTTLRDGEQSPGASMTREEKIRVARQLEKLGVDIIEAGFAAASPGDAESIRAIAEAVKESTVCSLARANERDVRAAGEAIRPAAKGRIHTFIATSPIHMEKKLRMSPDEVVAAAVKAVKIAGEYTADIEFSAEDALRSDIDFLARIFGEVIKAGARTINVPDTVGYAVPQLTERFFRELIAKTPGGDSVIWSAHCHDDLGMAVANSLAAVMGGARQVECTINGLGERAGNASLEEIVMAVKTRHDIFGVETRVDATQIVPTSKLVSTVTGYPVQPNKAIVGANAFSHESGIHQDGVLKHRETYEIMSAESVGWATNRLTLGKLSGRNAFKTKLGELGIVLDSEEALNAAFARFKVLADKKREIFDEDLHALVSDELISIEQETYRLTSLKVVSETGETPVANLVMTEAGQERRADAEGDGPVDAVFKAIESLVGTGAELQLYSVNAITQGTDSQGEVTVRLSRDGRIVNGQGADTDILVASAKAYISAANKLASKTERTHPQPV